The Peribacillus simplex genome contains a region encoding:
- a CDS encoding DinB family protein yields the protein MNQLVFKQFEMTREYFIKNVESIAKEQTDKQPEGFNNTIHWHTGHVLTITEQTMFGFPHVTTHLPTNYIELFGNGTKPADWTGNIPAMDELVVQLKDQLTRLKQIPPEQLDRDLDTPFLGCKTVIELAGLTLMHEATHMGQIQAMKRMIEHVSLKN from the coding sequence ATGAATCAACTTGTATTTAAGCAATTTGAGATGACAAGAGAATACTTCATCAAGAATGTAGAATCCATTGCTAAGGAACAAACCGATAAGCAGCCAGAAGGTTTTAATAACACAATTCATTGGCATACTGGTCACGTTTTGACAATTACAGAACAAACGATGTTTGGTTTCCCGCATGTAACAACACATCTTCCCACGAATTATATAGAATTGTTTGGGAATGGCACAAAACCAGCTGATTGGACAGGGAATATACCTGCTATGGATGAGCTGGTTGTACAGTTGAAAGATCAATTAACTCGTTTAAAGCAAATTCCTCCTGAACAGCTAGATCGAGATTTGGATACACCATTCCTAGGTTGTAAGACTGTTATAGAACTTGCAGGTTTAACATTAATGCATGAAGCGACTCATATGGGGCAAATTCAGGCAATGAAGCGTATGATTGAACATGTAAGTCTTAAAAACTAA